One Telluria mixta DNA window includes the following coding sequences:
- a CDS encoding DUF2264 domain-containing protein: MKRRHFMGSFAAAAGAMGLKGADAATGGATPAARNAGNDREWMLNLLRRMAEPVLEAMAKGELKKRFALELSPTWDGRSPQVAYLECFGRLIAGIAPWLALPDDATPEGRLRARLRQLALQSYAHAVDPNSPDYLSWREHGQALVDSSYFTNALLRAPKALWDPLDATTKQRIVTEIKGLRRVEPPYINWMLFAAMNEAFLLSVGEQADPMRTNVAIRKVNEWYVGDGWIKDGETFHFDYYNSYVMYPMLVEILEVLERHNAPFWNGKPADLRAQALKRMQRYSEHLERFISPTGTYPPIGRSLTYRTAVFQPLGLLAWRKQLPASLPEGQVRAALQAVHEAVWSDPTNFTKDGYLTIGFVGHHPALADIYSNNGSMYIAAESLLALGLPAGDSYWTSPAQDWTQKKAFAGRAFPKDYAVNY, encoded by the coding sequence ATGAAACGACGACACTTCATGGGCAGCTTCGCGGCCGCCGCCGGTGCGATGGGCCTGAAGGGGGCGGATGCCGCCACAGGAGGGGCCACCCCGGCAGCGCGCAACGCGGGCAATGATCGCGAGTGGATGCTGAACCTGCTGCGCCGGATGGCCGAGCCGGTGCTGGAAGCGATGGCGAAGGGCGAGCTGAAAAAACGCTTCGCGCTGGAACTGAGCCCCACGTGGGACGGCCGCAGCCCGCAGGTCGCGTACCTGGAATGCTTCGGGCGACTGATCGCCGGCATCGCGCCGTGGCTGGCGCTGCCCGACGATGCGACGCCGGAAGGCCGGCTGCGCGCGCGCCTGCGCCAGCTTGCGTTGCAGTCGTATGCGCACGCCGTCGATCCCAACAGCCCGGATTACCTGTCCTGGCGCGAGCACGGCCAGGCGCTCGTCGACTCGTCGTATTTCACGAACGCGCTGCTGCGTGCGCCGAAGGCGTTGTGGGATCCGCTCGACGCGACGACGAAGCAGCGCATCGTCACCGAGATCAAGGGCCTGCGCCGCGTGGAGCCGCCGTACATCAACTGGATGCTGTTCGCGGCGATGAACGAAGCGTTCCTGCTGTCGGTCGGCGAGCAGGCCGACCCGATGCGCACGAACGTCGCGATCCGCAAGGTGAACGAGTGGTACGTGGGCGACGGCTGGATCAAGGATGGCGAGACGTTCCACTTCGATTACTACAACTCGTACGTGATGTACCCGATGCTGGTCGAGATCCTGGAGGTGCTGGAGCGGCACAATGCGCCGTTCTGGAACGGCAAGCCGGCGGACCTGCGCGCCCAGGCTCTGAAGCGCATGCAGCGGTATTCGGAACACCTGGAGCGCTTCATCTCGCCGACGGGCACGTATCCGCCGATCGGACGTTCGCTCACGTACCGCACGGCCGTGTTCCAGCCGCTCGGGCTGCTGGCCTGGCGCAAGCAGCTGCCGGCCAGCCTGCCGGAAGGGCAGGTCAGGGCGGCGCTGCAGGCCGTGCACGAGGCCGTGTGGTCGGACCCGACGAACTTCACGAAGGACGGGTACCTGACCATCGGCTTCGTCGGTCACCATCCGGCGCTGGCGGACATCTATTCGAACAACGGCAGCATGTACATCGCCGCGGAAAGCCTGCTCGCGCTGGGCCTGCCGGCGGGGGATTCCTACTGGACGAGTCCCGCCCAGGACTGGACGCAGAAGAAGGCGTTCGCGGGCAGGGCATTCCCGAAGGATTACGCCGTCAACTACTGA
- a CDS encoding beta-galactosidase: MTISFQRRRLLQGAAASALLPVTGTLHAAASQRFAIGDHDFLLDGKPIQIRCGEMHFARVPREYWSHRLKTIKAMGLNAVCAYLFWNYHEWREGRYDWAAQRDAAEFCRLAQQEGLWVILRPGPYACAEWEMGGLPWWLLKHDGDSFLRTRDEAYLAPARRWLKEVGRVLGPQQVTHGGNILMVQVENEYGFFGDDVGYLRVLRQALLDAGFDVPLFQCNPTNAVARTHIPELFSVANFGSDPAAGFKALDAVQKGPRMCGEYYSGWFDTWGSPHRRGGVEGATKDIAAMLKANGSFSLYMAHGGTTFGLWGGCDRPFRPDTTSYDYDAPISEAGWIGEKFDAYRAAMTPFLAPGEKLPEPPPRMPTMTISPFALAESVSVKASLPARVIKDVSPRPIEQYDISRGLVSYRVTLPAGPAGVVEVARARDLAWITLDGKQIGTFDTRYRRYKVDVPARSKPAVLEILLYTIARVNFGPEVHDRKGIHGPVTFTPKGAAAQPLENWEIRALDFDADGVLPALAFKKGRGKGAAFYRGGFDAARTEDTFLDMSAWGQGVVWINGRCLGRFWSIGPTQTMYLPGPWIRKGRNEVVVLDLTGPRGQGTPTISGLEIPILDQLHRERDFPRPPSTARVQLDGVKPAHEGEFAPGSQTQDVRFAAAAKGRQFCLESLDAFDGKPYAAVAELSLLDKDGKTLDQSNWTIAWVDSEEATKEDGGALNAINGQNSDYWITADKAAYPHRLVIDLGRSMDVAGLRYVPRQGPDGVAGRIRHFRAYVGDTLVVEK; the protein is encoded by the coding sequence ATGACCATCAGCTTCCAACGCCGCCGCCTGCTGCAGGGCGCGGCTGCATCTGCGCTCTTGCCCGTCACGGGCACCCTGCACGCGGCCGCCTCCCAGCGCTTCGCGATCGGCGACCACGACTTCCTGCTGGACGGGAAGCCGATCCAGATCCGCTGCGGCGAGATGCACTTCGCCCGCGTGCCGCGCGAGTACTGGTCGCACCGCCTGAAGACCATCAAGGCGATGGGCCTGAATGCGGTGTGCGCCTACCTGTTCTGGAACTACCACGAATGGAGAGAGGGCCGCTACGACTGGGCCGCGCAGCGCGACGCCGCCGAATTCTGCCGCCTCGCGCAGCAGGAAGGGCTGTGGGTGATCCTGCGCCCGGGGCCCTACGCCTGCGCCGAGTGGGAAATGGGCGGCCTGCCGTGGTGGCTGCTCAAACACGACGGCGACTCTTTCCTGCGCACGCGCGACGAAGCCTACCTCGCACCCGCGCGGCGCTGGCTGAAGGAAGTCGGACGCGTGCTCGGGCCGCAGCAGGTCACGCACGGCGGAAACATCCTGATGGTGCAGGTCGAGAACGAGTACGGCTTCTTCGGCGACGACGTGGGCTATCTGCGCGTGCTGCGCCAGGCGTTGCTGGACGCCGGTTTCGACGTCCCGCTGTTCCAGTGCAATCCGACGAACGCGGTCGCACGCACGCACATCCCGGAACTGTTCTCGGTGGCGAACTTCGGCAGCGATCCGGCGGCCGGCTTCAAGGCGCTGGACGCCGTGCAGAAGGGGCCGCGCATGTGCGGCGAGTACTACTCCGGCTGGTTCGACACCTGGGGTTCGCCGCACCGCCGCGGCGGCGTGGAAGGTGCGACGAAGGACATCGCGGCGATGCTGAAGGCGAACGGTTCGTTCAGCCTGTACATGGCGCACGGCGGCACGACGTTCGGCCTGTGGGGCGGCTGCGACCGCCCGTTCCGGCCCGATACGACGAGCTATGACTACGATGCGCCGATCAGCGAGGCCGGCTGGATCGGCGAAAAATTCGATGCGTACCGCGCCGCGATGACGCCGTTCCTGGCACCGGGCGAAAAGCTGCCGGAGCCGCCGCCGCGCATGCCGACGATGACGATTTCTCCGTTCGCGCTGGCGGAATCCGTGTCCGTGAAAGCGTCCCTGCCGGCGCGCGTCATCAAGGACGTGTCGCCGCGTCCGATCGAGCAGTACGACATCAGCCGCGGCCTCGTGTCCTATCGCGTGACCCTGCCGGCCGGCCCGGCGGGCGTCGTCGAAGTGGCGCGGGCGCGCGACCTCGCGTGGATCACGCTCGACGGCAAGCAGATCGGCACCTTCGACACGCGCTACCGCCGCTACAAGGTCGACGTGCCGGCCCGCAGCAAGCCGGCCGTGCTGGAGATCCTGTTGTACACGATCGCGCGCGTAAACTTCGGCCCCGAAGTGCACGACCGCAAGGGCATTCACGGTCCGGTGACGTTCACGCCGAAAGGGGCGGCCGCGCAGCCGCTGGAAAACTGGGAAATCCGCGCGCTCGATTTCGACGCGGACGGTGTGCTTCCCGCGCTGGCGTTCAAGAAGGGCCGCGGCAAGGGTGCGGCATTCTACCGCGGCGGGTTCGACGCGGCGCGCACGGAAGATACCTTCCTCGACATGTCCGCGTGGGGCCAGGGCGTCGTGTGGATCAACGGCCGCTGCCTAGGCAGGTTCTGGAGCATCGGCCCCACGCAGACGATGTACCTGCCGGGACCGTGGATCCGCAAGGGCCGCAACGAGGTCGTTGTCCTCGACCTGACGGGACCGCGCGGGCAGGGCACGCCGACGATCTCCGGCCTGGAAATCCCGATCCTCGACCAGCTGCACCGCGAACGCGACTTCCCGCGTCCGCCCAGCACCGCACGCGTGCAGCTGGATGGCGTGAAGCCGGCCCATGAAGGCGAATTCGCGCCAGGCTCGCAGACACAGGACGTGCGCTTCGCGGCGGCAGCGAAGGGCCGCCAGTTCTGCCTGGAGTCGCTCGACGCTTTCGACGGCAAGCCGTACGCCGCGGTGGCGGAACTGTCCCTGCTGGACAAGGACGGCAAGACGCTGGACCAGTCCAACTGGACCATTGCCTGGGTCGACAGCGAGGAAGCGACGAAGGAGGACGGCGGCGCGCTGAATGCCATCAATGGCCAGAACAGCGATTACTGGATCACGGCGGACAAGGCCGCGTATCCGCACCGCCTCGTGATCGACCTGGGACGCAGCATGGACGTGGCGGGCCTGCGCTACGTGCCGCGCCAGGGGCCGGACGGCGTCGCGGGACGCATCCGCCACTTCCGCGCCTACGTGGGCGATACTCTGGTCGTGGAAAAATAA
- a CDS encoding TonB-dependent receptor, giving the protein MNKKLLATLLPMALAAAYGNQALAQEASMPAAPTTAPATEPAPPAPPAADAPAATTVVVTGFRSSLQKALNLKQQAIGVRDSIVAEDIGKFPEANVAESLQRVPGVILNRDESSAEGQRISIRGLPTEYTVTTLNGAPVNTTSTSTIGSAARGFNYDVFASELFGRVDFYKSPLAELPEGGMGGVVDLQTPRPFDNPKRTVRYGVSAAYNTMSEKTDPNLFALYSNTWGNWGFLAGASHSKAVNNRSGFEATGGYNSSRRGSASPVLGNFAMQLDYDDPRANLSGYTRDQIDNALLPRIYRFYGSQNRRTRDGLVTSLQYKEGGLNISLDGLASQLQNSRDELYYGILIRNSKTTNRNAPAGQSGHNGLVPLDVHIDPASNLLTGTFGNTSYSSGVTYGEDKTKFGYLALNGRWEVKKGTVLTGQLSANNSDAKSYQDTLSGQIFGVDSTIDYGSDHVYPSMSSTVDYTNPANFTGFDINTGWTRETDKGRQARLVLDQDYDLWGDWTGHFKGGVVYVDTTKTIEKRNATSAMVAKLKSFGDAGLRSNMVTTLPVPNLDMGDGWPHKFGTFTRSYAYSTYDPVAFNTPAAFTPAQSFGAEEKVTTGFVQSDFKGEVLARELRINAGVRWAQTKLGIDNYKKSGAGGTYLPNQEHGKYTNVLPAVSAAYDVAEDLIWRASYGKTISRASLSIIAAQTVIPNPFDNTATAGNPNLKPQQSKNLDTSLEWYFKPGSLLSAAYFKKELTDATVSSTTQTTFGALGLPDTALGAIFQDKNGKVDPNLPMNLRTYGNAGQQTLKGYELAYQQDFNFLPDPFKGLGALASYTHIDPFNSQKWITTAGKEIEVNSVPKYAYSFTTYYERGPLAMRLSYNYKGRSLHGDNPKNNGDDLIRWRAARGYLDGTISYKLTENLELRLDALNLTNTLSYDYFEDATGKYGDGHRTRMDYAKYDGRTIKFGLRGKL; this is encoded by the coding sequence ATGAACAAGAAGTTGCTCGCCACGCTGCTGCCGATGGCGCTGGCCGCCGCCTATGGGAACCAGGCCCTGGCACAGGAGGCGTCCATGCCCGCCGCTCCCACGACCGCACCCGCGACCGAGCCGGCACCGCCGGCACCGCCGGCCGCCGATGCCCCCGCAGCGACGACCGTCGTCGTCACGGGCTTCCGTTCCAGCCTGCAGAAGGCGCTGAACCTGAAACAGCAGGCCATCGGCGTGCGCGATTCGATCGTCGCCGAAGACATCGGCAAGTTCCCCGAGGCGAACGTGGCCGAGTCGCTGCAGCGCGTGCCGGGCGTGATCCTGAACCGCGACGAAAGCTCGGCGGAAGGCCAGCGCATCTCGATCCGCGGCCTGCCGACGGAATACACGGTGACCACGCTGAACGGCGCGCCCGTGAACACGACGTCGACGAGCACGATCGGCAGCGCGGCGCGTGGCTTCAACTACGACGTGTTCGCGTCCGAACTGTTCGGCCGCGTCGACTTCTACAAGTCCCCGCTGGCCGAACTGCCGGAAGGCGGCATGGGCGGCGTCGTCGACCTGCAGACGCCGCGCCCGTTCGACAATCCGAAGCGCACCGTCCGCTACGGCGTGTCGGCCGCCTACAACACGATGTCGGAGAAGACCGATCCGAATCTGTTCGCCCTGTATTCGAACACGTGGGGCAACTGGGGCTTTCTCGCCGGCGCGTCGCATTCGAAGGCCGTCAACAACCGTTCCGGCTTCGAGGCGACGGGCGGCTACAACAGCTCGCGCCGCGGCAGCGCATCGCCCGTGCTGGGCAACTTCGCCATGCAGCTCGACTACGACGATCCCCGCGCGAACCTGTCCGGCTACACCCGCGACCAGATCGACAACGCGCTGCTGCCCCGTATCTACCGCTTCTACGGCTCGCAGAACCGGCGCACGCGCGACGGCCTCGTGACGTCGCTGCAGTACAAGGAAGGCGGCCTGAATATCAGCCTGGACGGCCTGGCTTCGCAACTGCAGAACAGCCGCGACGAACTCTATTACGGCATCCTGATCCGCAACAGCAAGACGACCAACCGCAACGCCCCGGCCGGCCAGTCCGGCCACAACGGCCTCGTGCCGCTGGACGTGCACATCGACCCGGCGTCGAACCTGCTGACGGGCACCTTCGGCAATACGTCGTACAGCAGCGGCGTCACCTACGGCGAGGACAAGACGAAGTTCGGCTACCTCGCGTTGAACGGCCGCTGGGAAGTGAAAAAGGGCACCGTGCTGACCGGCCAGCTGTCGGCCAACAACAGCGACGCGAAGAGCTACCAGGACACGCTGTCGGGCCAGATCTTCGGCGTCGATTCCACCATCGACTACGGTTCGGATCACGTGTACCCGTCGATGTCGTCGACCGTCGACTACACGAATCCCGCCAACTTCACGGGCTTCGACATCAACACCGGCTGGACGCGCGAGACGGACAAGGGCCGCCAGGCGCGCCTCGTGCTGGACCAGGACTACGACCTGTGGGGCGACTGGACGGGCCACTTCAAGGGCGGCGTCGTGTACGTCGACACGACGAAGACGATCGAGAAGCGCAATGCCACGTCCGCGATGGTGGCCAAGCTGAAGTCGTTCGGCGACGCGGGCCTGCGCAGCAACATGGTGACGACCCTGCCGGTCCCGAACCTGGACATGGGCGACGGCTGGCCGCACAAGTTCGGCACGTTCACGCGCAGCTACGCCTACTCCACGTACGACCCGGTGGCCTTCAACACGCCCGCCGCATTCACGCCGGCGCAGAGCTTCGGCGCGGAAGAGAAGGTCACCACCGGTTTCGTGCAGTCCGACTTCAAGGGTGAAGTGCTGGCGCGCGAACTGCGTATCAATGCCGGCGTGCGCTGGGCGCAGACGAAGCTGGGCATCGACAACTACAAGAAGTCGGGCGCGGGCGGCACCTACCTGCCGAACCAGGAACACGGCAAGTACACGAACGTGCTGCCGGCCGTCAGCGCCGCGTACGACGTGGCGGAAGACCTGATCTGGCGCGCGTCGTACGGCAAGACGATCAGCCGCGCGTCGCTGTCGATCATCGCCGCGCAGACCGTCATCCCGAACCCGTTCGACAACACGGCCACCGCGGGTAACCCGAACCTGAAACCGCAGCAGTCGAAGAACCTCGACACGAGCCTGGAATGGTACTTCAAGCCGGGCAGCCTCTTGTCCGCCGCGTACTTCAAGAAGGAGCTGACCGACGCCACCGTGTCGAGCACGACGCAGACCACGTTCGGCGCACTGGGCCTGCCGGATACGGCGCTGGGCGCGATCTTCCAGGACAAGAACGGCAAGGTCGACCCGAACCTGCCGATGAACCTGCGCACCTACGGCAACGCGGGCCAGCAGACGTTGAAAGGCTATGAACTGGCGTACCAGCAGGACTTCAACTTCCTGCCCGATCCGTTCAAGGGCCTGGGCGCGCTGGCCAGCTACACGCACATCGACCCGTTCAACAGCCAGAAATGGATCACGACGGCCGGCAAGGAAATCGAAGTCAACTCGGTGCCGAAGTACGCGTACAGCTTCACGACCTATTATGAGCGTGGCCCCCTGGCGATGCGCCTGTCGTACAACTACAAGGGCCGCTCGCTGCACGGCGACAATCCGAAGAACAACGGCGACGATTTGATCCGCTGGCGCGCCGCCCGCGGTTACCTGGACGGCACCATCAGCTACAAGCTGACCGAGAACCTGGAGCTGCGTCTGGACGCACTGAACCTGACCAACACGCTGTCGTACGATTACTTCGAGGATGCGACGGGCAAGTACGGCGACGGCCACCGCACCCGCATGGACTATGCGAAGTATGACGGCCGCACCATCAAGTTCGGCCTGCGCGGCAAGCTCTAA
- a CDS encoding LacI family DNA-binding transcriptional regulator translates to MRKVSKLSEVARLAGVAPITASRAIRGAGYVSAETRERIMAAAAQLNYTPDPLARRMRGDRSRLLGVFVNNYGPVVLHEIIRALSTHARAQGYDLLLFNAERFDSPDRMATCDLLGKLCDGLMVVMPGADDRFLDAIERQQVASVVICFDARPLAVPVVAAENRLGARVAVTHLLELGHRRIAYIAGNPGTGQSAERERGYVDALQAAGITPDPALVVNGAFVQPGGYAATEQLLALPVPPTAIFAANDEMAFGAIDAINSRGLKVPHDISVIGFDDIPTASCVFPKLTTMHQPFDAIAAYAVREVVGMIAGQTTGPARIAFPAKLTVRDSTGPAPQAEATPTTPRRPARARRVPVS, encoded by the coding sequence ATGCGTAAAGTCAGCAAACTCAGTGAAGTCGCCCGGCTCGCGGGCGTGGCCCCGATCACGGCATCGCGCGCCATCCGCGGCGCAGGTTATGTGTCGGCCGAGACGCGCGAGCGCATCATGGCCGCCGCCGCGCAATTGAATTACACGCCCGATCCGCTGGCGCGGCGTATGCGCGGGGACCGCAGCCGGCTGCTGGGCGTATTCGTCAACAATTACGGCCCGGTGGTGCTGCACGAGATCATCCGCGCCCTCTCCACGCATGCGCGTGCCCAGGGCTACGATCTGCTGCTGTTCAACGCGGAACGCTTCGACAGCCCGGACCGCATGGCGACGTGCGACCTGCTGGGCAAGCTGTGCGACGGCTTGATGGTCGTGATGCCGGGCGCGGACGACCGCTTCCTGGACGCCATCGAACGCCAGCAGGTGGCCAGCGTCGTGATCTGCTTCGACGCGCGCCCCCTCGCGGTACCCGTCGTGGCGGCGGAAAACCGCCTCGGCGCGCGCGTGGCCGTGACTCACCTGCTGGAGCTGGGCCACCGCCGCATCGCCTACATCGCCGGCAATCCGGGCACGGGCCAGAGCGCGGAACGCGAACGTGGCTACGTGGATGCGCTGCAGGCGGCCGGCATTACGCCCGACCCGGCGCTCGTCGTCAACGGCGCGTTCGTGCAGCCGGGCGGCTATGCGGCGACGGAGCAGCTGCTCGCCCTCCCCGTCCCGCCGACCGCCATCTTCGCCGCGAACGACGAGATGGCGTTCGGCGCCATCGATGCCATCAACAGCCGCGGTTTGAAGGTCCCTCACGACATTTCCGTGATCGGCTTCGACGACATCCCGACCGCCAGCTGCGTCTTCCCGAAACTGACGACGATGCACCAGCCGTTCGATGCCATCGCCGCCTATGCCGTGCGCGAAGTGGTGGGCATGATCGCGGGCCAGACGACGGGACCGGCGCGCATCGCGTTTCCCGCGAAGCTCACCGTACGCGATTCGACGGGACCCGCGCCGCAGGCCGAGGCTACGCCGACGACGCCGCGCCGACCCGCCCGCGCGCGGCGCGTGCCAGTGTCCTGA
- a CDS encoding MFS transporter codes for MLEDKSAHAVGTLRYTTAGLAIVLFWLLFGEFAIAFRDRSAIPGVMELLRQHHASDTMIAVLVSALPALLGAVLVPIIGFRSDRFRSRWGRRLPFLMGITPVAALVLIALGNCATFGRVTDQLLGTLSPGVDTCVLAWFCLFWTVFEGVALVTLALYAGLVNDIVPRPVLGRFYAGFRIVSLVAGILFNLWVFRLTEHHLREVFLGIGLFFGVAVMLMCLRLKEGEYGPPSVDGQDAVTWRAMGRAYWRECLSDRYFLLVFFALTASELTFMPFNTFSQLYAESIGMDKATLGRLLALSYTLSIGLSSVIGWLVDRYSAAIVTVWSMGLYLCVGAGGFLAVHDLQSFSIVYVLHAVVAGTYYTASASLPMVLFPRARFLQFDGAKRFLFSTSNIVLSFLLGPLLDATGHFYGLTLLVGGLLAGTSLIMFRTLARAARGRVGAASSA; via the coding sequence ATGTTGGAAGACAAAAGCGCCCACGCCGTCGGTACGTTGCGCTACACGACGGCGGGCCTCGCCATCGTCCTGTTCTGGCTGCTGTTCGGCGAGTTCGCCATCGCCTTCCGCGACCGCTCGGCCATCCCGGGCGTCATGGAACTGCTGCGGCAGCACCACGCCAGCGATACGATGATCGCCGTGCTCGTGTCCGCGCTGCCGGCGCTGCTGGGCGCCGTCCTCGTGCCCATCATCGGCTTCCGCTCCGACCGTTTCCGCAGCCGCTGGGGCCGGCGCCTGCCGTTCCTGATGGGGATCACCCCCGTCGCCGCGCTCGTCCTCATCGCCCTGGGCAACTGCGCCACGTTCGGCCGCGTCACCGACCAGCTGCTCGGAACACTGTCGCCCGGCGTGGACACGTGCGTGCTCGCGTGGTTCTGCCTGTTCTGGACCGTGTTCGAAGGCGTCGCGCTCGTCACGCTCGCGCTGTACGCGGGGCTCGTGAACGACATCGTCCCGCGCCCCGTGCTGGGGCGCTTCTACGCGGGGTTCCGCATCGTCAGCCTCGTCGCCGGCATCCTGTTCAACCTGTGGGTCTTCCGCCTGACGGAACACCATCTGCGCGAAGTCTTCCTCGGCATCGGCCTGTTCTTCGGCGTCGCCGTCATGCTCATGTGCCTGCGCCTGAAGGAGGGGGAATACGGCCCGCCGTCGGTGGACGGCCAGGACGCCGTGACGTGGCGCGCAATGGGCCGGGCGTACTGGCGCGAATGCCTGTCGGACCGTTACTTCCTGCTCGTGTTTTTCGCCCTGACCGCGTCCGAGCTGACCTTCATGCCGTTCAATACGTTCTCGCAGCTGTACGCGGAATCGATCGGGATGGACAAGGCCACGCTGGGCCGGCTGCTGGCCCTGTCGTACACCTTGTCGATCGGGCTGTCGTCCGTGATCGGCTGGCTCGTCGACCGCTACAGCGCCGCCATCGTCACCGTATGGTCGATGGGCCTGTACCTGTGCGTGGGGGCCGGCGGCTTCCTCGCCGTGCACGATCTGCAGAGTTTTTCCATCGTCTACGTGCTGCACGCCGTCGTGGCGGGCACGTATTACACGGCGTCCGCGTCGCTGCCGATGGTGCTGTTCCCGCGCGCCCGCTTCCTGCAGTTCGACGGCGCCAAGCGCTTCCTGTTCTCCACGTCCAACATCGTGCTGAGCTTCCTGCTCGGCCCCCTGCTGGACGCGACCGGCCACTTCTACGGCCTGACGCTGCTCGTGGGCGGCCTGCTCGCGGGGACCAGCCTGATCATGTTCAGGACACTGGCACGCGCCGCGCGCGGGCGGGTCGGCGCGGCGTCGTCGGCGTAG
- a CDS encoding glycoside hydrolase family 88/105 protein, producing the protein MKKRTMAAILAGGMLLLAGCADMAGHRAAVPAQEARTTIPTRAEALAVIDKVNGYWQRTTPATEWSFWNVAVYHTGNLAAYEVTRNEAYRQYSERWAEYNGWKGAKSDNKAEWKLTYGETDDHVLFGDWQVCFQAYLDLYRLGPQDPRRVARAREVMGHEIGTDRVDYWWWADGLYMVMPVMTKMYHLTGDRRYLDRMVAYFEYANGLMYDSETHLYYRDARYVYPKHRSVNGKKDFWARGDGWVFAALAKVLADLPRDDPYRPMFEERFRAMAQTLQGIQAPEGYWTRSLLDPAHAPGPETSGTAFFTYGMLWGINNGLLDRGTYLPVAAKGWDYLTRTAIQPDGKVGYVQPIGDRAIPGQVVNRDSTAHFGVGAVLLAASEMAKLAH; encoded by the coding sequence ATGAAGAAGCGAACGATGGCGGCCATCCTGGCGGGCGGCATGCTGCTGCTGGCCGGCTGCGCGGACATGGCGGGACATCGCGCGGCCGTCCCGGCGCAGGAAGCGCGCACGACGATCCCGACGCGGGCCGAAGCGCTCGCCGTCATCGACAAGGTGAACGGCTACTGGCAGCGCACGACGCCAGCGACGGAATGGTCGTTCTGGAACGTGGCCGTCTACCACACGGGGAATCTCGCCGCCTACGAGGTCACGCGCAACGAGGCGTATCGCCAGTATTCGGAACGGTGGGCCGAGTACAACGGCTGGAAGGGCGCGAAGTCCGACAACAAGGCCGAGTGGAAGCTCACGTACGGCGAAACGGACGACCACGTGCTGTTCGGCGACTGGCAGGTCTGCTTCCAGGCGTATCTCGACCTGTATCGCCTCGGCCCGCAGGATCCGCGCCGCGTCGCCCGTGCGCGCGAGGTGATGGGCCACGAGATCGGCACGGACCGCGTCGATTACTGGTGGTGGGCGGACGGCCTGTACATGGTCATGCCCGTGATGACGAAGATGTACCACCTGACGGGCGACCGCCGCTACCTCGACAGGATGGTCGCGTATTTCGAGTACGCGAACGGTCTGATGTACGACAGTGAAACGCACCTGTACTACCGCGACGCGCGCTACGTCTATCCGAAGCACCGGAGCGTGAACGGCAAGAAGGACTTCTGGGCGCGCGGCGACGGCTGGGTGTTCGCCGCGCTGGCCAAGGTGCTGGCGGACCTGCCGCGCGACGATCCGTACCGGCCGATGTTCGAGGAGCGCTTCCGCGCGATGGCGCAGACGCTGCAAGGCATCCAGGCGCCGGAGGGTTACTGGACGCGCAGCCTGCTCGACCCGGCCCACGCGCCGGGCCCGGAAACGAGCGGCACCGCGTTCTTCACTTACGGCATGCTGTGGGGTATCAACAACGGTCTGCTGGACCGCGGCACGTACCTGCCGGTGGCGGCGAAAGGCTGGGATTACCTGACCCGTACGGCCATCCAGCCGGACGGCAAGGTCGGCTACGTGCAGCCCATCGGCGACCGCGCGATCCCCGGCCAGGTGGTGAATCGCGATTCGACGGCGCATTTCGGCGTGGGCGCGGTGCTGCTGGCCGCATCCGAAATGGCGAAACTGGCCCACTGA